CTGCAACCCTTCATTCTGTATCCCACTGTGCTTCTTAAACATGAAGGAAATAGAAGGGAACCAGGGATAAGGAAGTTGTGTCAGTGAAAAAGAGTTGGAGGTAAAGTTATTTTAGTGGTATTTTGCagtcttgctttgttttgtttgtaaagTGTGGAATGAATGTTCGCCAAATCAGGCCTTTTTCCTGTTGGTAATTGGTAAGCAATCCCTCTTTACCTCAACCCACAAGATTTTTCTCCTTACATTTTTCTGCGGGAAAGACCTCTTCCTCTCAGAGAAGACAGATACTGCTCTTCCAGCATAACCTTGCAGTGCCCCGTGCAGCCCCAGATGTTCATTGCTCACATTTGCAGGGCTGAGGCATCCTGCAGACAGCACATTCCCAACTCTTGTCTCACAGAGCACCTCTGGGAGATGAAAGGTTACTCAAGATGACACGGACAAGCCACCGCCATTTCCTGCCATGGTACTGGAAAGAGAGCACCAACAGCACCCCCTGCTGCCGCAGGAGAATCATTGCAcccgccctgcccggccgggagccagcagcgcccctgctggctgtgcctggaacTGCACCCAATGGGAAagtgcctgcagcccagagcagctgggactgGAGTCTGGGtctgtttgtgctgctgccgGTGCTGTTGTTTGTTTCCCTTGTTATGCACACACATACTGGTAAAGAATTGGTGTTCCTTTCACCAtgtctttgcctgaaagccccttaatttcaaagttataataGTTCAGAGGGAAGGGGGTCACATTCTCTATTCCAAGGGATGTTCCCACCTTTCTTGGCAGATATCTGTGTTTAAAACCAAGACATCTCAAAACTAAGATATTGGCTTGTACATATTAATCACTGATACAACTAAATAAAGAGGCATTAGCTGACACAAGACTTATCAGTCACAGATGTAGGGAGTTAACACAAGGTCAGATTAATCTCTGGTATTTGTACTAAGAAATGTCTACTACAAAACTAAGCATTAACCATGAATAGGAATTATATGCTATGTTCTAAGGTCAAAAGAATTTTCGAGCATCTTCCCCCATTGCTGCAAGAACTCCTTTAAGAAATATAACTTTTTCAGTGACAAATCCACCCCCTGAGactttaatataatttctttaaagtgTCATATCCAGTTACTATACTGACCTAGTCTGTGCAGCAGTAAGCACTAATTAAACAAGTGATTGCAGTCATGAGTACCACATCACATCATGACAAGTGCAAGAGATTATTTTAACCATCCTAAGTTTAGGAGTGTGGGGCCATGAAACCAGCCAAAACAAATCTAGTCCTTCTGTCTCTGTAGCACTTGTGGCTAGCTTCTAtagttgtttctttcttttctgttagtCAGGAGTTATTGGAAAGATTGAGTCAACACATCTCTTTAAATTCTTCACATCCCTGATTATCTCAACACCAAGTAGTTAATCGCTGCTTGATTTTCAAGAGCAGCTTCTCTGGCTTCTGTCATTTCGGTACTTAGGGCTGTTAATGCTTGTGAGGTGTAATTTATATCTTAAACTAAAGATAGATACTCTTTATGGTATGATAATTCACAGCTACTCCGACTCCAGGTGttcaaaaggcagcagcaacCAGTTCACTCTCACTATATAGGGTAATTTGAGGATCACTATCCTCTGTCAACTGATAAGCTGAACAGTTCTCTCTTTCATGTTTCAAACCTTCTTGTTCAAGTAAGAGAAGAGTTAATCTAGCAATGGCACTGGGCTCTGGAGAAGTATTGGCCAGAACATGAGAGCAGGCCAGTCAGCAAAACCCATCCTATAGGTAACTTTGTGTGCTGCCAGGCATAAGAAATTTGTTCTGTGGTACTGCATTTTAAGGGAGGTTGTAGCTGTGTTAGATGTTAACACTTAGAGAAACAACTGACAAATCTTGTAGCTGTGTTAGTTGTTAACACTTAGAGAAACAACTGACAAATGGTACacattgcttttctctgcacagcctgaTTGTGGCAAACACTGATCCCAACCTGTGAACCACCTCAACCCTGCAtgtctgcacagcagctgggccCTGCCAGGTACTGAAGGACTGTAGGAGATGCAGATGACATAAGGGTGTCATGCCTTTGACCATGCTCATGGACCAGGTaatggagaggaggagaaggaagggatgAGGTGTtgggctgttcctctcacaaTGATGATTGTTTCTCATGTTCACTGCTGCCACTCTGCATCCAGGATCTCCCTGATGGCCATTGGCTGCAGAATAGCCAGGGATGTCTCTGtcagctgaagaaaaggaggtggCTCACAGAGAGAACCAAGAGCAGGCACTAAGATGCAgtggagctcctgcagggtgTCCATCTGCCTCTCATGCTGAGGGAGAGAGGGCAACAAATCCCCACTATACAGGCCTGAGGACACATAGAGAACAGGAGGTAAGAAGAAGAGTGGAAGACGGAAAGAACATCAAAATGTCTGTAATGTCCAGTCACATTGCAGTTCTTAGGCATgtgaacaagaagaaaaagaacagagcCCCTTTCCTGACAACTTTACCACAAACAGCCCAAACAGAAATGACACAAGAGAACATCACCTGCCAAcaagggatgctgctggcactTGATCAGAGCATTCTGCCTGTGCTGACGTCTTTCTGCCCTGGAAATCCTTGGGCTTATCCTCCCGGCACTTACAGAAGTTGCTCATCATATAGGAAAGCACGCGGAATTagccaggaaataaaaaggacGCAATATAGGAAACCAGGACACAGCCCCATTATTAGCTGAGATGGTTCATATTTCACATGAGCTGGTCACAAAATTATGACTTCCACTGAGGTTCTACGAGGCCtgaggcagtgcagggctgctATAAAAGGCAGCCCAAGTCTCTGTGCTCTCATCCACTTCTctcacctccttctcctcaggAATCAGGTGAGTGGCAaacctcttctccttctcctcatcctcctgctgcttcttcaaGACCATCTCTTTCCTGGCTGTAGATCTCAACTGActggggctgtcacagcccaggcctgggagctgctcctgctggggaggANNNNNNNNNNNNNNNNNNNNNNNNNNNNNNNNNNNNNNNNNNNNNNNNNNNNNNNNNNNNNgaaaaaagggggggggggggggggggggggggggggggggggggggggggggggggggggggggggggggggggggggggggggggggggggggggggggggggctcctcctcctcctcctcctcctcctcttcctcctcctccccctcatcctcctgctgctgcttcaagACCAGCTCTTTCCTGGCTGTAGATCTCAACTGACAGgggctgtcacagcccaggcctgggagctgcttgtgctgggagagggcaggggagagaaggTCTTGTGCAgacagagaggggctgggactTGGCTCAGGTGGCTCCTGGGCTTTGAGCTGGGCAGTGCAATGTGGGCAGGCTGGTGCCTTGTCTGCAGGGTGTTTGGGTGCAGTGCTGCTTCTCATGGGTCCTCAATTTCTGCATCTCCCTGCCTTTTATCGTAGGTGCTCCTGTGACCCCGAGCCATGTCCTGCAACccttgctgccagccctgcggcCCCTGCCCgctggccaacagctgcaatgagtgctgtgtcaggcagtgccagagctcccACGTGGCCATTCAGCCGCCTGTTGTGCTGGTCACCCTGCCTggccccatcctcagctccttcccacagaaCACCGCTGTGGGatcctccacctctgctgccgTTGGCAACATCCTCAGCTGTGGCGGAGTGcccatcagctctgggggcttTGACCTCTCCTGCATCACCAACTGCTATGGTGGCAACAGGTGTCGCCCCTGCTAATTCATCTGGCAACATCCTTGTAGAAGAACCTTCAGGACCTCAGAACCTGGCTTTGGCCAGGAGacaaagttttgggtttttttctttacagttttaTGGCATTGTTCCCTTTTactgttctctttctttccttcgCTCCCCGTATCTCCTCAGGCCAGCCTAGTGGAGTCATGTtgtcctccctccctctttgGCAATGGACACCCTGAAGAAGCTCCACTGTATCTTTTTTgtctgctcctggtgctctctGTTAGCCACCTCCTTTTGTACTTTCAACTCATTAAATTTATTGTGCAACCAAGCCTTGGCCTCCaagttctctttctttccatgGCAACTCTACTGAGGATAAAAGGTGGAGAAGCAGAGGGTGGGAGTCTCTGCAGTGAATTTtactttttgccttttcacCTTGGAGCTGAGAAAAACATGCCTGGATACTGCACAGTCAATGGCCATCGGGAGCACCAAAGATCCAAATGGTAGCAGGAGTGGGCTGTTGTGTGGATGGATATGTCCAAATCACCAAACCtcagctgaaatgcaaacagTAGATTTATTTCATTACCTCGTTAATTCAAGGGTCCCaaggcactgccaggctgcagagacacaTAAAATGGGAACAGTGGCACCATTAGGGTCAGTCCAATCCTGGTGTGTCACTGACTGTCCTAGTATCTCAAGGTGTCTCATGCATGTGTGTTAATCGCAATGCCGTgctctttcccctctctcctcagGCCAGTCTACTGTTGACTTGTCATCCTTCATCCCTCTCCAGAGCAGTGCAAAGAACACCATATGGGAGCTCTTAatggctgctcctggtgctctctGTGAGccatctgcttttctttttaaacttattAAAACTGTGCTGCATTCAAGCCTTAGCCTCTGAGTCATCTATTGTTCTGTGACAACTCCTCCAGTCTGTACAGGAAAAAGGTGGAGAAAGCAATgtgtggggctggctgcagtggATTTTACTTTGTGCCCTTTTCCCTTGGAGATGATGAAGAATATCTCTGACTACTTGGAGATGATGAAGAACATCCTGGCTACTCAGCAGCCAAAGGCCATCATAGA
This genomic stretch from Ficedula albicollis isolate OC2 unplaced genomic scaffold, FicAlb1.5 N00436, whole genome shotgun sequence harbors:
- the LOC101812218 gene encoding feather keratin Cos1-2-like — translated: MSCNPCCQPCGPCPLANSCNECCVRQCQSSHVAIQPPVVLVTLPGPILSSFPQNTAVGSSTSAAVGNILSCGGVPISSGGFDLSCITNCYGGNRCRPC